In Gossypium arboreum isolate Shixiya-1 chromosome 3, ASM2569848v2, whole genome shotgun sequence, the sequence GCTTCACAAACTCATCTCGGATTGCCTTGTAAATGGGCTGGACGAATCGGGTTACAACCGTACCCGAATCTATTATGGTCCCTGCCCCGGTGTTGGGGTTAAACGCTAGGTATTCCGGGGCAATGGGGACTTGAACCCGGCCTACACTTATTCCGGTTAGGTTAACATAGTAAAGTGAAGGTCGGTGTGGGCTTTTTAGGAGTGGGGTGGTTCGAATGTTCTTGGGTTGTCCAACTGGCCCGAGTTTGAGAGAACCCGAAAAGTAGTAGGACTTGAAACTGGGTAGACAATATGAGAAAACACCAGAGTAGAGGGCCCCAGATTGTGAAATAAGTGACATGGGCCCCCGACCCAAACCCAACAGTCCTTGCGGTGGTACTGACCCACCAGAGATGGCGTTTATACATCCAAAAGCAAAATCTGGGACAATGTCATTGGCTAATCCTAAGGAATCTCGAACCAAGTTGGCCGAAAATGATGAATCTCCACCGTAGGATTGGTTAAAAGAGCAAGCCGCAGACCCCGTAGCCGGGCACGACAGCCCATGGACCTGGGCGCATTGGGGCAAACCGCAATCCAACGAACCATAGGTGGAAGAAGTGTTGGGTGAGAAAGTGGTGGCTGAGCACCCAGTGCAGCCGGAGCATGGGACCCAAGCCACATCATTGCTAGTGTCCAATACCATGAACATGAGCTGACCCGGAGTGCCAATCTTTACCCGGACGACATAGTTGCCAATATTTAGGACTTGTTGGCCTGAAGCAATGGGAACCGCAGTGGTCTTTTGGGCTAGAAGGCTCGACAAGTACTTGACCC encodes:
- the LOC108476284 gene encoding aspartyl protease AED3-like encodes the protein MDFIATILFLALVISSAKALDPCGSQPDDSDLLVIPIYGKCSPFNPPKPDSWFNTVMNMASKDPARVKYLSSLLAQKTTAVPIASGQQVLNIGNYVVRVKIGTPGQLMFMVLDTSNDVAWVPCSGCTGCSATTFSPNTSSTYGSLDCGLPQCAQVHGLSCPATGSAACSFNQSYGGDSSFSANLVRDSLGLANDIVPDFAFGCINAISGGSVPPQGLLGLGRGPMSLISQSGALYSGVFSYCLPSFKSYYFSGSLKLGPVGQPKNIRTTPLLKSPHRPSLYYVNLTGISVGRVQVPIAPEYLAFNPNTGAGTIIDSGTVVTRFVQPIYKAIRDEFVKHVKGPFTTIGVFDTCFDATAEAEAPLITLHFEGLSMTLPMENSFLHTSAGSRACLAIAPVPNNVNAAMNVIANLQQQNHRILFDVINSRLGIAREACN